One part of the Xylanimonas allomyrinae genome encodes these proteins:
- the hflX gene encoding GTPase HflX, which produces MTQTPQDPHAPTPEHADDAPAADHSAQAIANDVVARVLARAGTARAEGGTVHMTHDGDQLDLEERTALRRVVGLSTELEDVTEVEYRQLRLEKVVLVGLYSGGEAAAAEAEVSLRELAALAETAGSQVLDGLLQRRQKPDPGTYLGSGKAAELADVVRAVGADTVVADTELAPSQRRALEDIVKVKVVDRTALILDIFAQHAKSREGKAQVELAQLEYLLPRLRGWGESMSRQAGGQVSGGAGMGSRGPGETKIELDRRRIRNRMAKLRREIKDMAPSRATKRLERKRHSIPNVAIAGYTNAGKSSLLNALTDAGVLVENALFATLDPTVRRARTDDGRVYTLADTVGFVRHLPHQLVEAFRSTLEEVGDAALLLHVVDASHPDPEGQITAVREVLAEIPGIDDVPEVVVLNKADVADPTVVGRIQRREPRTVVVSAHTGEGIAELRALIAGELPRPDVAIDVVVPYSRGDLVHRVHQSGEIDHEEHLAAGTLLRGRVDEALAAELERVKVVTTAG; this is translated from the coding sequence TTGACCCAGACCCCGCAGGACCCGCACGCTCCGACCCCGGAGCACGCCGACGACGCTCCCGCCGCCGACCACAGCGCGCAGGCCATCGCGAACGACGTCGTGGCACGGGTCCTCGCCCGGGCGGGGACGGCGCGTGCCGAGGGCGGAACCGTGCACATGACCCACGACGGCGACCAGCTCGACCTCGAGGAACGCACCGCGCTGCGCCGCGTGGTCGGCCTGTCGACCGAGCTCGAGGACGTCACCGAGGTCGAGTACCGCCAGCTCCGCCTCGAGAAGGTCGTGCTCGTCGGCCTCTACTCGGGCGGAGAGGCCGCGGCCGCGGAGGCCGAGGTCTCGCTGCGCGAGCTCGCCGCCCTCGCCGAGACCGCCGGTTCCCAGGTGCTCGACGGTCTGCTCCAGCGCCGCCAGAAGCCCGACCCCGGCACGTACCTCGGCTCGGGCAAGGCTGCCGAGCTGGCCGACGTCGTGCGTGCGGTCGGCGCCGACACCGTCGTGGCCGACACCGAGCTCGCGCCGTCACAGCGGCGCGCGCTCGAGGACATCGTCAAGGTCAAGGTCGTCGACCGGACCGCCCTGATCCTCGACATCTTCGCCCAGCACGCCAAGTCGCGTGAGGGCAAGGCACAGGTCGAGCTCGCGCAGCTCGAGTACCTCCTGCCGCGCCTGCGCGGCTGGGGCGAGTCCATGTCCCGCCAGGCGGGCGGCCAGGTCTCCGGTGGTGCCGGCATGGGCTCGCGCGGCCCCGGCGAGACGAAGATCGAGCTCGACCGCCGCCGCATCCGCAACCGCATGGCCAAGCTGCGCCGCGAGATCAAGGACATGGCCCCCTCGCGCGCGACCAAGCGGCTCGAACGCAAGCGGCACTCCATCCCCAACGTCGCCATCGCCGGCTACACCAACGCCGGCAAGTCGTCGCTGCTCAACGCCCTGACCGACGCGGGCGTGCTCGTGGAGAACGCGCTGTTCGCCACGCTCGACCCCACCGTGCGGCGGGCGCGCACCGACGACGGGCGCGTGTACACGCTCGCCGACACCGTCGGGTTCGTGCGCCACCTGCCCCACCAGCTCGTCGAAGCGTTCCGCTCCACGCTCGAAGAGGTGGGCGACGCCGCACTGCTGCTGCACGTGGTCGACGCGTCGCACCCCGACCCCGAGGGGCAGATCACCGCGGTGCGTGAGGTGCTCGCGGAGATCCCCGGCATCGACGACGTCCCCGAGGTCGTCGTGCTCAACAAGGCCGACGTCGCCGACCCCACCGTCGTCGGGCGCATTCAGCGGCGCGAGCCGCGCACCGTCGTCGTCTCGGCCCACACCGGCGAAGGCATCGCCGAGCTGCGCGCCCTGATCGCAGGCGAGCTGCCGAGGCCCGACGTCGCGATCGACGTCGTCGTGCCCTACTCGCGCGGCGACCTGGTCCACCGCGTCCACCAGTCGGGCGAGATCGACCACGAGGAACACCTCGCGGCCGGGACGCTGCTGCGCGGGCGCGTCGACGAGGCGCTCGCGGCCGAGCTCGAACGGGTGAAGGTCGTCACGACTGCCGGGTGA
- a CDS encoding amidohydrolase family protein: MLPVRGLTPAGPRPLDALQLRFSDGDVAAWAERVDELADAPGMRVGAAVHSVRAVSRDGLARVAGWARDRSAPLHVHLSEQPAENEDCMAAYRRTPTQVLHDAGVLGPRTTAVHAVHLSDDDVALLGGTRTSVCLCPTAERDLGDGCAPGAALRAAGSALCLGSDQHAVVDLFAEARAVEEHERLVRGIRGVLSPEMLVRALTSDGHRAIGWPEAGVLRPDAPADIVVVRTDTVRTAAVDAAQLVMTASAADVDTVIVGGHTVVRGGHHVRGDVGALLADAVGALWRAAS, encoded by the coding sequence GTGCTACCTGTCCGGGGGCTCACCCCGGCCGGCCCGCGCCCGCTCGACGCGCTCCAGCTGCGGTTCTCGGACGGAGACGTCGCCGCCTGGGCGGAGCGGGTCGACGAGCTCGCCGACGCGCCGGGGATGCGCGTGGGCGCCGCGGTGCACTCGGTGCGCGCCGTGTCGCGCGACGGCCTGGCACGTGTGGCCGGGTGGGCCCGTGACAGGTCCGCGCCGCTGCACGTCCACCTCTCGGAGCAGCCCGCCGAGAACGAGGACTGCATGGCCGCGTACCGTCGCACACCCACCCAGGTGCTTCACGACGCCGGGGTGCTGGGACCGCGCACGACCGCCGTCCACGCGGTCCACCTCTCCGACGACGACGTGGCGCTGCTGGGCGGGACGCGCACGTCGGTGTGCCTGTGCCCGACGGCGGAGCGCGACCTCGGCGACGGGTGCGCGCCCGGGGCGGCGCTGCGCGCCGCCGGCTCGGCGTTGTGTCTCGGATCGGACCAGCACGCGGTCGTCGACCTGTTCGCCGAGGCGCGCGCCGTCGAGGAGCACGAGCGGCTCGTCCGCGGGATCAGGGGAGTGCTGTCACCGGAGATGCTCGTGCGGGCACTGACCAGCGACGGACACCGGGCGATCGGCTGGCCCGAGGCGGGTGTGCTGCGGCCCGACGCCCCCGCCGACATCGTCGTGGTGCGCACCGACACGGTCCGGACCGCGGCCGTCGACGCCGCCCAGCTCGTCATGACCGCCTCGGCAGCCGACGTCGACACGGTGATCGTCGGCGGGCACACGGTCGTCCGCGGCGGCCACCACGTGCGTGGTGACGTCGGCGCCCTGCTCGCCGACGCCGTCGGCGCGCTGTGGCGGGCGGCGTCGTGA
- a CDS encoding IclR family transcriptional regulator: MPHSDVPAVRSALRVLDHLAARAGPAPAAAVAQHLGLPRSSVYRLLTVLREEGYVTHLREERRYTLGPAAHSLATAYTRQAPLTRLARPVLARLVDATGLSAHLAVLDGRDVLYLVDERAPGGPPLVTDVEVRLPSHLTAIGRAILARLPAAHVRALYPNRAVFADRTGVGPRSLGELREVLRLTRRRGYAVEDGEVMEGVASVGRAIVAHTGFPLGGVALSFPSAVADDARRGELAVALGRAAAEIGRRLGGGA, encoded by the coding sequence ATGCCTCACAGCGACGTGCCGGCCGTGCGCAGTGCGCTGCGCGTCCTCGACCACCTCGCTGCCCGGGCAGGGCCGGCTCCCGCGGCCGCCGTGGCCCAGCACCTGGGTCTGCCCCGTTCGTCGGTGTACCGGCTGCTGACGGTGCTGCGCGAGGAGGGCTACGTCACCCACCTGCGCGAGGAGCGTCGGTACACGCTCGGGCCGGCCGCGCACTCGCTCGCCACCGCCTACACCCGGCAGGCACCCCTGACGCGGCTGGCCCGACCCGTGCTGGCGCGCCTGGTCGACGCGACCGGCCTGAGCGCCCACCTCGCGGTGCTCGACGGCCGCGACGTGCTCTACCTCGTCGACGAGCGGGCGCCGGGCGGTCCACCGCTCGTGACCGACGTCGAGGTGCGCCTGCCGAGCCACCTGACCGCGATCGGGCGCGCGATCCTGGCCCGCCTGCCGGCCGCGCACGTGCGCGCCCTGTACCCGAACCGGGCGGTCTTCGCCGACCGCACCGGGGTGGGGCCGCGCAGCCTGGGCGAGCTGCGCGAGGTCCTGCGCCTGACGCGCCGGCGCGGGTACGCGGTCGAGGACGGCGAGGTCATGGAAGGAGTGGCGTCGGTAGGCCGGGCCATCGTCGCGCACACCGGGTTCCCGCTCGGGGGCGTCGCGCTCTCGTTCCCCTCCGCCGTGGCCGACGACGCCCGGCGCGGGGAGCTGGCAGTCGCTCTGGGACGCGCCGCGGCCGAGATCGGCCGGCGCCTGGGCGGTGGCGCCTAG
- a CDS encoding class I SAM-dependent methyltransferase, giving the protein MSDADLPDVTEHYFTGGPATDAERRTVSVRIAGRDVDVEVAPGVFSPGRIDPGTRVLLHEAPTPPPSGDLLDLGCGWGPIALTLATEAPGATVWAVDVSERALDLTRRNAARLGLANVRAASPGPGGVPDDVTFAAIWSNPPIRVGKQVLHGMLRTWLARLAPTSSDADGAWLVVQKNLGADSLARWITEELAGPLGVRVVRAASDKGYRVLRVTRDR; this is encoded by the coding sequence GTGAGCGACGCCGACCTGCCCGACGTGACCGAGCACTACTTCACGGGCGGGCCCGCGACGGACGCCGAGCGGCGCACCGTGTCCGTGCGCATCGCCGGACGTGACGTCGACGTCGAGGTGGCCCCGGGCGTGTTCTCCCCGGGCCGCATCGACCCTGGTACGCGCGTGCTCCTGCACGAGGCGCCCACGCCACCGCCGTCGGGCGACCTGCTCGACCTCGGCTGCGGGTGGGGGCCGATCGCGCTCACGCTCGCGACCGAGGCGCCGGGCGCGACCGTGTGGGCGGTCGACGTCAGCGAGCGTGCGCTCGACCTCACGCGCCGCAACGCCGCCCGGCTCGGCCTCGCCAACGTGCGCGCCGCCTCGCCCGGGCCCGGCGGCGTGCCCGACGACGTCACGTTCGCGGCGATCTGGTCCAACCCGCCGATCCGTGTCGGCAAGCAGGTGCTTCACGGGATGCTGCGCACGTGGCTGGCGCGGCTGGCGCCGACGTCGTCGGACGCCGACGGCGCGTGGCTGGTCGTGCAGAAGAACCTCGGCGCCGACTCGCTCGCGCGCTGGATCACCGAGGAGCTCGCCGGCCCGCTCGGCGTGCGTGTCGTGCGCGCCGCCAGCGACAAGGGCTACCGCGTGCTGCGCGTCACGCGCGACCGCTGA